The Bryobacteraceae bacterium genome includes a window with the following:
- a CDS encoding dihydrodipicolinate synthetase codes for MVSWLDRLRQGLVIPAHPLCLTAGRKFDEERQRALTRYYLESGAGGLAVGVHTTQFAIRAPEHNLLEPVLRAAAEEARGTDTVLIAGVCGPTPQALREAELARSLGYHCGLVSLSALKDASIDALAAHIAEVGRVLPVFGFYLQPAVGGRVLPYAFWRRVAELDCLAAIKIAPFNRYQTIDVVRAVAESSRAREIALYTGNDDNIVADLLTPFQFGGAVLRIRGGLLGQWAVGTKSAVNLLRSVQEGRNPSLLLALGAQLTDLNAALFDAANGFRGCIAGIHEVLVRQGRMSSRACLDPHEDLSPGQLEEINRVMAAYPHLLE; via the coding sequence ATGGTTTCATGGCTCGACCGGCTGCGTCAGGGGCTCGTGATCCCTGCGCATCCCCTGTGTCTCACCGCCGGGCGCAAGTTTGATGAAGAGCGCCAGCGCGCGCTCACGCGCTACTATCTGGAGTCTGGCGCCGGCGGCCTCGCCGTAGGCGTGCACACGACGCAGTTCGCCATCCGCGCGCCGGAGCACAATCTGCTGGAGCCCGTTCTGCGCGCCGCGGCGGAAGAGGCGCGCGGCACGGACACCGTGCTCATCGCCGGCGTCTGCGGCCCCACGCCCCAGGCGCTGCGCGAGGCCGAACTCGCCCGCTCGCTCGGCTATCACTGCGGCCTCGTGTCCCTGTCCGCATTGAAGGACGCAAGTATCGATGCCCTGGCGGCGCACATCGCCGAAGTCGGCCGCGTGCTTCCTGTCTTCGGTTTCTATCTGCAGCCTGCGGTTGGCGGCCGCGTGCTGCCGTACGCCTTCTGGCGGCGGGTGGCGGAGCTCGATTGCCTTGCGGCGATCAAGATCGCACCCTTCAACCGCTATCAGACAATCGATGTGGTGCGCGCCGTGGCCGAGTCCAGCCGCGCGCGCGAGATTGCACTATACACAGGAAACGACGACAACATCGTGGCCGACCTGCTCACGCCGTTCCAGTTCGGCGGCGCCGTGCTGCGCATCCGCGGCGGCCTGCTCGGCCAGTGGGCGGTGGGCACGAAAAGCGCCGTCAACCTCCTGCGCAGCGTGCAGGAAGGCCGCAACCCCTCACTGCTGCTGGCTCTCGGCGCGCAGCTCACGGATCTGAACGCCGCGCTGTTTGACGCCGCCAACGGCTTCCGCGGCTGCATCGCCGGAATCCATGAAGTGTTGGTACGCCAGGGCCGCATGTCCTCGCGGGCGTGCCTGGATCCGCATGAAGACCTGTCTCCCGGCCAGCTCGAAGAAATCAACCGCGTCATGGCAGCATATCCGCACCTGCTGGAGTAG